Sequence from the Paenibacillus tundrae genome:
TCTGTTCGTTCATCCGATCCACAGCCAAGACGTATTGAACAAGATCATTCGTACCGATGCTGAAGAAATCCGCTTCCTCTGCTAATAAGTCTGCAATCATCACCGCTGCAGGCACTTCAATCATAATACCCACTTGGATATGTGGATCATATGGCAATTTACGCTCATCCAGATCGGCCATAGCTTCACGCAAGATTTCATTCGCCTGTTGAAGTTCTTCGACTGACGAAATCATAGGGTACATAATCTTTACATTCCCCGCAGCGCTTGCGCGCAGAATAGCCGTAAGCTGTGTTTTGAATAGATCCTTACGATCCAAACTGATGCGGATGGCGCGGTATCCAAGAAACGGATTATCCTCTTCAGGTAGCTCGAAATAATCAAGCTGCTTATCCCCGCCAATATCCAGTGTACGAATGACGACAGACTGACCTGCTGTTTTTTCAGCGACCAATCTGTATACCTCATACTGTTCCTGCTCACCCGGGAACGTAGCACGATCCATATAAAGGAACTCGGTACGGAACAACCCTACCCCCTTCGCCCCATGCTTCAGAGCGAGATCCAATTCCTTCACTGAACTGATATTGGATGCTAGGTGAAGTACTGAGCCGTCCTTGGTCACGGCATCAACAGTAGCAAGCACCTGCAATTGTTCTTTTTTCTGAAGCTGTTTGCTACGAATCATCGTGTAACGCTCAATCGTTTTGCGATCCGGCTCGGTAAATACAAGTCCGTTGTCCCCATCCACGACAAGCATATCGCCTGTCTCAACTGGCATGCCAAGACTCGCCTCCAGACCGGAAACGAGAGGTATACCCAAGGCACGAGCCATAATAGCGGAATGAGATGTTTTGCCACCAATTAGAGTAACGATGCCAAGCACATGCGTAGGATTGAGATGCGCCAGTTGTGAAGGCGACAGCTCTTTGGCTACAAGGATATACGGCTGAGTGTCTGAAGGAAGGGTAATCTCTGGTGCACCCAATAGATGCTTTAACAATCGATTGCCGACATCCTTGATGTCGATCGCCCGCTCCTTCATGTACTCATCATCCAATAAGTCAAACATCGTTACAAAGTGGTCAATCGCTTCTTTTACCGCCACTTCGGCAGCTTTATATTGCCGTTCAATAATGCCTCGAATTTCGTTCATAAACACAGGATCTTCCAAAATCGCTAGATGCGCATCAAAGATGCTTGACTCTTCTGGACCCACAACTTCCTTGAATTCATTCTTAATGTACTCTATCTCATCTCGTGAAGTCCGGATGCCCTCATACAGCCGTTCGAATTCCTGGGCGAGATCCACCGAATCCATCTTCTGATCCGGCAGATCCCATTCCCAACTGGG
This genomic interval carries:
- the ptsP gene encoding phosphoenolpyruvate--protein phosphotransferase; translated protein: MKIQGINGAAGIAIGKAFVLPSWEWDLPDQKMDSVDLAQEFERLYEGIRTSRDEIEYIKNEFKEVVGPEESSIFDAHLAILEDPVFMNEIRGIIERQYKAAEVAVKEAIDHFVTMFDLLDDEYMKERAIDIKDVGNRLLKHLLGAPEITLPSDTQPYILVAKELSPSQLAHLNPTHVLGIVTLIGGKTSHSAIMARALGIPLVSGLEASLGMPVETGDMLVVDGDNGLVFTEPDRKTIERYTMIRSKQLQKKEQLQVLATVDAVTKDGSVLHLASNISSVKELDLALKHGAKGVGLFRTEFLYMDRATFPGEQEQYEVYRLVAEKTAGQSVVIRTLDIGGDKQLDYFELPEEDNPFLGYRAIRISLDRKDLFKTQLTAILRASAAGNVKIMYPMISSVEELQQANEILREAMADLDERKLPYDPHIQVGIMIEVPAAVMIADLLAEEADFFSIGTNDLVQYVLAVDRMNEQIAHMYHPYHPAVLRMLRATVEAAHTAGIEISVCGEMAGDERSIPLWLELGIRNLSMSPQSLLRVKHRVLNTTAAAAKEIAHECFTLRKSLDIEQRLQTFNDGAGNPDEQSGSNAS